In a single window of the Myxococcus fulvus genome:
- a CDS encoding GRAS family protein, with amino-acid sequence MRAQKEELLFRAMEQGLAGRPDEATASLGALESMLDVDAVPEDLGYQLFATAVRHRLAGAGAGSRNPYLHPDASERQIDLFRSLMAHMPLASTADALANAVLEALLGGQQEATLVDVGIGQGRQAVRLLQSLSRRGAAPGQLTLVGVDPSGASLAQAKAATERVAREVDASVRFIGVESPVEAMSGAEWSMLRALPGPRVVNAAFALHHVAEAPDSLGTARDAVLRRLRAVEPVALVMCEPNTDHFQAAPLERFGHAWRHFTHVFQLLDSLGVPGEERAAIKRFFGREVEDVVGTVDESARCERHETARMWKARLSRAGFEPLELLEHLRPHGVHPALTLEREPGVVGLRWRDEVLVAVLAARPAPAHG; translated from the coding sequence ATGCGCGCGCAGAAGGAGGAGCTGCTCTTCCGGGCGATGGAGCAGGGCCTGGCGGGACGGCCCGACGAGGCCACGGCGTCACTGGGGGCGTTGGAGTCGATGCTGGACGTGGACGCGGTGCCGGAGGATTTGGGCTACCAGCTCTTCGCCACCGCCGTGCGGCATCGCCTGGCGGGCGCCGGTGCGGGGAGCCGCAATCCCTATCTGCACCCCGACGCGAGCGAGCGGCAGATTGACTTGTTCCGCTCGCTGATGGCCCACATGCCGCTGGCGTCCACGGCCGACGCGCTGGCGAACGCGGTGCTGGAGGCGCTGCTCGGCGGACAGCAAGAGGCCACGCTGGTGGACGTGGGCATCGGCCAGGGGCGACAGGCCGTGCGGCTGTTGCAATCCCTGTCACGACGCGGCGCCGCGCCCGGGCAGCTGACGCTGGTGGGCGTGGACCCGAGCGGGGCGAGCCTCGCGCAGGCGAAAGCCGCGACGGAGCGCGTGGCGCGCGAGGTGGACGCGAGCGTGCGCTTCATCGGCGTGGAGTCCCCGGTGGAGGCGATGAGCGGGGCGGAGTGGTCCATGCTGCGCGCGCTGCCGGGCCCCCGGGTGGTGAACGCGGCGTTCGCCCTGCACCACGTGGCGGAGGCGCCGGACAGCCTGGGCACGGCCCGGGACGCGGTGCTGCGGCGGCTGCGCGCGGTGGAGCCCGTGGCGCTGGTGATGTGCGAGCCGAACACGGACCACTTCCAGGCGGCGCCCCTGGAGCGCTTCGGCCACGCGTGGCGGCACTTCACGCACGTCTTCCAGTTGCTCGACTCCCTGGGCGTGCCGGGCGAGGAGCGCGCCGCCATCAAGCGCTTCTTCGGGCGCGAGGTGGAGGACGTGGTGGGCACGGTGGACGAGTCGGCCCGCTGCGAGCGCCACGAGACGGCGCGCATGTGGAAAGCGCGGCTGTCGCGCGCGGGCTTCGAGCCCCTGGAGCTGCTCGAGCACCTGCGCCCCCACGGCGTGCACCCGGCGCTGACGCTGGAGCGCGAGCCGGGCGTGGTGGGCCTGCGCTGGAGGGACGAGGTGCTGGTGGCGGTGCTGGCCGCGCGGCCCGCGCCCGCCCACGGTTGA
- a CDS encoding CinA family protein — protein sequence MEARVLERCRSTGVRLVLVEACTGGLLCGRLTEVPGASAVVERGFVPYSYESKVEQLGVPLELLQAHGSVSAEAAEALARGALERSSANWAIAETGIAGPGGGTPQKPVGLAFIAVMRRGGAVTVERHVFAGVRAQVRDAVARRAFELLLEQLSVES from the coding sequence CTGGAGGCGCGCGTGCTGGAGCGCTGCCGGAGCACGGGGGTGCGGCTGGTGCTGGTGGAGGCGTGCACCGGCGGGCTCCTGTGCGGGCGGCTGACGGAGGTGCCCGGGGCCTCGGCGGTGGTGGAGCGCGGCTTCGTGCCGTACTCCTACGAGTCCAAGGTCGAACAGCTCGGCGTCCCGCTCGAGCTGCTCCAGGCGCATGGCTCGGTGAGCGCGGAGGCGGCGGAGGCCCTGGCGCGCGGGGCGTTGGAGCGCTCGAGCGCGAACTGGGCCATCGCGGAGACGGGCATCGCGGGCCCTGGCGGCGGCACGCCACAAAAGCCCGTGGGCCTGGCCTTCATCGCGGTGATGCGGCGGGGCGGAGCGGTGACGGTGGAGCGCCATGTCTTCGCCGGGGTCCGGGCCCAGGTGCGTGACGCCGTGGCCAGGCGCGCCTTCGAGCTGTTGCTCGAGCAGCTGAGCGTCGAATCCTGA
- a CDS encoding STAS/SEC14 domain-containing protein translates to MFRIDVDNAHAIVGFVLEGYIRVPEMEAFVTELERATDSLAGQDIKILADLRAFRPASPEAANMIRRVQEYGLRSGVVRVAELVESEIVALQLNRVAQNSRTDRILRRFWEESPARLWLIQGDAAEPPQPRP, encoded by the coding sequence GTGTTCCGAATCGACGTCGACAATGCGCACGCCATCGTGGGCTTCGTCCTGGAGGGCTACATCCGGGTGCCGGAGATGGAGGCCTTCGTGACGGAGCTGGAGCGGGCCACCGACTCGCTCGCCGGCCAGGACATCAAGATCCTGGCCGACCTGCGCGCCTTCCGCCCCGCCTCGCCCGAGGCCGCCAACATGATTCGCCGCGTGCAGGAGTACGGCCTGCGCTCGGGCGTGGTGCGCGTGGCGGAGCTGGTGGAGAGCGAAATCGTCGCGCTCCAGCTCAACCGCGTGGCCCAGAACAGCCGCACGGACCGCATCCTGCGCCGCTTCTGGGAGGAGTCTCCCGCGCGCCTCTGGCTCATCCAGGGTGACGCGGCCGAGCCGCCCCAGCCGCGCCCGTGA
- a CDS encoding M4 family metallopeptidase: MAHRVLKTIGVACLGVALTACGTTESAPDEAKAPEVKAGADIQQSLKKLPSAGVAGAHTDGVPDTLVGELGKVERTLSALGVGQAAFAAAPALTDIAPVFRLRADDLFLQRARTDNQGNQHLRYRQTKNGLEVVGGELMLHVRPDGNVYAANSSARDGVDLPATPRVDASAAARAAARGTAGTGIASEGEPRLVYVRDDAGTLFLAWHVRVTGTQPSGIPLVDNVYVDALGQTGVVARHPLIHTARNRAVYTANNGTTLPGTLRRSELGAVTNDAHVDQNHTQLGYTYDCYQTLFGRDSFDNAGAELRSTVHYSSGYVNAFWNGSQMVYGDGDGVNSIELGKDPDVTVHELTHAVTERESNLIYSGQSGGLNEALSDTFAAICQSWASGTWSTTPAIWMIGEQVWTPNTQNDALRYMDDPKKDGVSLDHLNDYTSSTDVHYSSGIPNLAFALLAKGGTHPRGRTTINVPAIGVETAARIWYKANTDIFTEGTTFLQAKTWTIQAAADLNYSQAIQDAVKAAWEAVGVNGVWTPPVSVPLTNGTPVTGISGSLGNEKYYSLVVPAGTTKVVFTTTGGGSGDLDLYVGRGTQPTTSSYLCSSAGSSSTETCTINNPTAGTYHVLLYAYSAYSNVTLTGTASATVSNVLQNNVPVTGLSAATSASVNYTMDVPANTRVTFATSGGTGDADLYVRFNSAPGTGSGTYDCRPYLGGNAETCQLTNTTAGKYYVMVRAYSAFTGVTLRGSY; encoded by the coding sequence TTGGCTCATCGAGTCTTGAAGACGATTGGCGTGGCCTGCTTGGGTGTTGCGCTCACCGCGTGTGGCACCACGGAGTCCGCGCCGGACGAGGCGAAGGCGCCCGAGGTGAAGGCGGGAGCGGACATCCAGCAGTCGCTCAAGAAGCTGCCGAGCGCGGGCGTGGCCGGCGCGCACACGGACGGCGTGCCCGACACGCTGGTGGGTGAGCTGGGCAAGGTGGAGCGCACGCTGTCGGCGCTGGGCGTGGGCCAGGCGGCCTTCGCGGCGGCCCCGGCGCTGACGGACATCGCCCCGGTGTTCCGCCTGCGCGCGGATGATTTGTTCCTGCAGCGCGCGCGCACGGACAACCAGGGCAACCAGCACCTGCGCTATCGCCAGACGAAGAACGGCCTGGAGGTGGTGGGCGGTGAGCTGATGCTGCACGTGCGCCCCGACGGCAACGTGTACGCGGCCAACAGCTCCGCCCGTGACGGCGTGGACCTGCCCGCGACGCCCCGCGTGGACGCCTCCGCGGCGGCGCGCGCGGCGGCCCGTGGCACCGCCGGCACCGGCATCGCCTCCGAGGGCGAGCCCCGGCTGGTCTACGTGCGTGACGACGCGGGCACGCTGTTCCTGGCCTGGCACGTGCGCGTGACGGGCACCCAGCCCTCCGGCATCCCCCTGGTGGACAACGTCTATGTCGACGCGCTCGGCCAGACGGGCGTCGTGGCGCGCCACCCGCTCATCCACACCGCCCGCAACCGCGCGGTGTACACGGCCAACAACGGCACCACGCTGCCGGGCACCCTGCGCCGGAGCGAGCTGGGCGCGGTCACCAACGACGCGCACGTGGACCAGAACCACACGCAGCTGGGCTACACGTACGACTGCTACCAGACGCTGTTCGGCCGCGACTCGTTCGACAACGCGGGCGCGGAGCTGCGCAGCACCGTTCACTACAGCAGCGGCTACGTGAACGCCTTCTGGAACGGCAGCCAGATGGTGTACGGCGACGGCGACGGCGTGAACTCCATCGAGCTGGGCAAGGACCCGGACGTCACGGTGCACGAGCTGACGCACGCGGTGACGGAGCGCGAGTCCAACCTCATCTACTCCGGCCAGTCCGGCGGTCTGAACGAGGCGCTGTCGGACACCTTCGCCGCCATCTGCCAGAGCTGGGCGTCCGGCACCTGGAGCACCACGCCCGCCATCTGGATGATTGGCGAGCAGGTGTGGACGCCGAACACGCAGAACGACGCCCTTCGCTACATGGATGACCCGAAGAAGGACGGCGTCTCGCTGGACCACCTCAACGACTACACGTCCAGCACCGACGTGCACTACAGCTCGGGCATCCCCAACCTGGCCTTCGCGCTGCTCGCCAAGGGTGGCACGCACCCGCGCGGCCGCACCACCATCAACGTGCCGGCCATCGGCGTCGAGACGGCGGCGCGCATCTGGTACAAGGCCAACACGGACATCTTCACGGAGGGCACCACGTTCCTCCAGGCGAAGACGTGGACCATCCAGGCCGCCGCGGACCTCAACTACAGCCAGGCCATCCAGGACGCGGTGAAGGCGGCCTGGGAGGCGGTGGGTGTCAACGGCGTGTGGACGCCGCCGGTCTCCGTCCCGCTGACCAACGGCACGCCCGTGACGGGCATCTCCGGCAGCCTGGGCAACGAGAAGTACTACTCGCTGGTGGTCCCGGCCGGGACGACCAAGGTGGTGTTCACCACCACGGGCGGCGGCTCGGGTGACCTGGACCTGTACGTGGGGCGCGGCACGCAGCCGACCACGTCCAGCTACCTGTGCAGCTCCGCGGGCAGCAGCAGCACGGAGACGTGCACCATCAACAATCCGACGGCGGGCACCTACCACGTCCTGCTCTACGCGTACTCGGCCTACTCCAACGTGACGCTGACGGGCACGGCGAGCGCCACCGTGAGCAACGTGCTGCAGAACAACGTGCCGGTGACGGGCCTGTCCGCCGCCACGAGCGCCAGCGTGAACTACACGATGGACGTGCCGGCCAACACCCGCGTGACGTTCGCCACCAGCGGCGGCACGGGTGACGCGGACCTGTACGTCCGCTTCAACTCGGCCCCCGGCACGGGCTCCGGCACCTACGACTGCCGCCCGTACCTGGGTGGCAACGCGGAGACCTGCCAGCTGACGAACACCACGGCCGGCAAGTACTACGTGATGGTGCGCGCCTACTCGGCCTTCACGGGCGTGACGCTGCGCGGCTCCTACTAG
- a CDS encoding AAA family ATPase, translating to MPARLGDGRRTSPRGRGRTMWQAPGTEGLQEIHRGRRYVVFRTWARDGRPLILKQVRQGPLAAGSAPMLRHEHALLTELRDTVPDLARVVSWEDAPTHPPTLVLEDAGPHTLQEWLRRKPVDLERFMALALQLTGILTRLHEQHVIHRDLNPTNLVMSADGAHLTLIDLDLATRVSGIAPSGDLPGELQWTLPYVAPEQTGRMNRPIDHRADLYSLGATFYELLTGLPPFTSPDPVELVHAHLARAPVPPAFVNPAVPRIVSDIVLKLLAKMPEERYQGADSLLSDLLEAGRRQSDGDFTLGRLDLAHQLSLPERLYGREPEQEDLRAARERVRRGESELVLLSGAAGIGKSALVHELARDALPGDRLLTGKFNQLRGNVPYAAFVQAFQGLMRELLEESPQSRDFWRERLLGALGPHARVITDVVPALEVLLGPQPVPPALGPVEAAARFHLLFQSFVQSLATPRHALLLFLDDLQWADPGSLQLLESLCTDPGSRHVLFIGAWRPQEVGPGHPLSRLLDVLAQQDTLPVQDFELAPLDVGAITALCADTFQLEPARVAPLARLLASKTAGNPLFLTRLLRLLHASGLLRFDWERGTWTWELERLSRVEVTENVVELLLAAIRRLPERTQYVLEVAACLGDQVELGLLSSLVDENEQDAASALWSLLREGLLVPESEPARSPTTTDGARRAATYRFAHDRVRQAAYSLLTEEQRQALHLAVGRKLWHDARGEALEERLFAVVDHLYRGLGQLGDSEEREQLAELFFRAGFKAKGASAFGAALVYFTRGLSLLPADGGLRRQARLFQVHREAAECAYLSGDGKLAEELLCTAHGHAASAPQKADLYVLQVLANLMTGKYPEALAAGREGLRLFGVELPEHGYTEALAEGQARVRQHLDGRRVEELLDAPMMTDSGHLACVQLLSELVTPAFFVDPDLFAWLNTLALALTLEHGNSRWAPAVHAVQGMLLASRGEVEEAQAYGHLGVALARKLGDARQECRALISLTLNVNHWRAPLRTSLSLLRRAVTTGLASGDLQFTSYALTTVVSTELAMGTELVRILGSIDTALSYSRRANVQGMVDVSILYRQAIRALQGRTRTPARLDDDDFDESAYLASDRAEQTNLYLLAMMKLFVAYVMGDIDEALRMSREALPYVHYTQGFFRNVDFNVLTSLTLLARASRAPLEKASLLSHVESNQRRLEVWARTCPENFRHKHQLVAAEVARLEDRALEAMRSYDSAIDGAHTEGFLQDEALANELAGRFHQQQGHRRLVPLYLRAALDCYVRWGAQAKVTQLEEEFPELATRVDRPWVEPGATTAAPTPPGASLDLLTLLKASETLVGEVVLDRLLEKLMAVCFEAAGATRGALVLDEGASLQVCAVGASSEPVSLERTPLESSHQVPVTLVEHAFRTGETLVLADAAHQGRFVGDAYVVRRAVKSALVVPIQRHGNTVGVLYLENDLATRAFTPERVGVLRTLSSQIAISLENSRLFEQLHVEVQERRRAERAVRFLADTGLALAESLDVEVMLGNAMRRVVPFLADWCIVTVVERGEHLRVLSATHVDARKEARLKQMLEKYPVDWTSPPALIHALRTGQPFLRADVTDFNLREHGHGQEYIDLLRDIGSRAAMHVPLIAGGKTLGVATFVSGAPGRRYTDADLGLAQELSRRVAVCLDNARLYREAQDAVRLRDEFLSVASHELNTPLTSLRLMVQTLLRHTPPGLPPHAVRALRTLDGQTLKLATLVEEMLDISRLQAGRMDLHLTRVDLADLIHHAARRLAEPLERAGCALELHLDGPLWGNWDGARLGQVLVHLLSNALKFGPGKPITLRAWEDDGRVRVSVTDRGIGIAEDRLADIFERFERAVSVRAYGGLGLGLHLVREILTALGGSIHVESTPGEGSTFTVELPTGPEPQKSSYSIEMT from the coding sequence ATGCCCGCGCGCCTGGGGGACGGACGGAGGACCTCGCCTCGCGGGCGGGGACGGACGATGTGGCAGGCGCCCGGCACCGAAGGCCTTCAGGAAATCCACCGGGGACGCCGGTACGTCGTGTTCCGCACCTGGGCACGCGATGGACGGCCGCTCATCCTCAAGCAGGTCCGCCAGGGGCCGCTCGCCGCCGGCAGCGCGCCCATGCTGCGCCACGAGCACGCGCTGCTCACCGAGCTGCGCGACACCGTGCCCGACCTGGCGCGGGTCGTCTCGTGGGAGGACGCGCCCACGCACCCGCCCACGCTGGTGCTGGAGGACGCGGGGCCGCACACCCTCCAGGAGTGGCTGCGCCGCAAGCCCGTGGACCTGGAGCGCTTCATGGCGCTGGCCCTCCAGCTCACCGGCATCCTCACCCGCCTGCACGAGCAGCACGTCATCCACCGCGACCTCAACCCCACCAACCTGGTGATGAGCGCCGACGGCGCGCACCTGACGCTCATCGACCTGGACCTGGCCACGCGCGTCTCGGGCATCGCCCCCAGCGGGGATTTGCCCGGTGAGCTGCAGTGGACCCTGCCGTACGTCGCCCCGGAGCAGACGGGACGGATGAACCGGCCCATCGACCACCGCGCGGACCTGTACTCGCTGGGCGCCACCTTCTACGAGCTGCTCACGGGGCTGCCGCCGTTCACCTCGCCGGACCCGGTGGAGCTGGTGCACGCGCACCTGGCGCGCGCGCCCGTGCCGCCCGCCTTCGTCAACCCCGCCGTGCCGCGCATCGTCTCCGACATCGTCCTCAAGCTGCTCGCGAAGATGCCGGAGGAGCGCTACCAGGGCGCCGACTCGCTCTTGTCGGACCTGCTCGAGGCCGGCCGGCGCCAGAGCGACGGCGACTTCACGCTGGGGCGGCTGGACCTGGCCCACCAGCTGTCGCTCCCGGAGCGCCTGTACGGCCGCGAGCCCGAGCAGGAGGACCTGCGCGCGGCCCGCGAGCGCGTGCGCCGGGGCGAAAGCGAGCTGGTGCTGCTGTCGGGCGCGGCGGGCATCGGCAAGTCCGCGCTGGTGCACGAACTGGCGCGCGACGCGCTCCCCGGAGACCGGCTGCTCACCGGCAAGTTCAACCAGCTGCGGGGCAACGTGCCCTATGCCGCCTTCGTCCAGGCGTTCCAGGGGCTGATGCGCGAGCTGTTGGAGGAGTCCCCCCAGTCGCGCGACTTCTGGCGGGAGCGGCTGCTCGGCGCGCTGGGGCCGCACGCGCGCGTCATCACCGACGTGGTGCCCGCGCTGGAGGTGCTGCTCGGGCCGCAGCCGGTACCGCCCGCGCTGGGGCCGGTGGAGGCCGCCGCGCGCTTCCACCTGCTCTTCCAGTCCTTCGTGCAGTCGCTGGCCACGCCCCGCCACGCGCTGCTGCTGTTCCTGGATGACCTGCAGTGGGCGGACCCCGGCTCGCTCCAGCTCTTGGAGAGCCTGTGCACGGACCCGGGCTCGCGACACGTCCTCTTCATCGGCGCGTGGCGACCGCAGGAGGTGGGCCCCGGACACCCGCTGTCGCGCCTGCTCGACGTGCTCGCCCAGCAGGACACGCTGCCGGTCCAGGACTTCGAGCTGGCGCCGCTGGACGTGGGCGCCATCACCGCGCTGTGCGCGGACACCTTCCAGCTGGAGCCCGCGCGGGTGGCGCCCCTGGCCCGGCTGCTCGCGAGCAAGACGGCGGGCAACCCGCTCTTCCTCACGCGGCTGTTGCGCCTGCTGCACGCGTCCGGGCTCCTGCGCTTCGACTGGGAGCGCGGCACGTGGACCTGGGAGCTGGAGCGGCTGTCCCGCGTGGAGGTGACGGAGAACGTGGTGGAGCTGCTGCTCGCCGCCATCCGCCGCCTGCCCGAGCGCACCCAGTACGTGCTGGAGGTGGCCGCGTGCCTGGGAGACCAGGTGGAGCTGGGCCTCCTGTCCTCGCTCGTCGACGAGAACGAGCAGGACGCGGCCTCCGCGCTGTGGAGCCTCCTGCGCGAAGGGCTGCTCGTCCCCGAGAGCGAGCCCGCGCGCTCGCCGACGACGACGGACGGCGCGCGGCGCGCGGCCACCTACCGCTTCGCGCACGACCGCGTCAGGCAGGCGGCGTACTCGCTGCTCACCGAGGAGCAGCGCCAGGCGCTGCACCTGGCCGTGGGGCGCAAGCTGTGGCACGACGCGAGGGGCGAGGCGCTGGAGGAGCGGCTCTTCGCGGTGGTGGACCACCTGTACCGGGGCCTCGGCCAGCTGGGCGACAGCGAGGAGCGCGAGCAGCTGGCGGAGCTGTTCTTCCGCGCGGGCTTCAAGGCCAAGGGGGCCTCCGCCTTCGGCGCGGCGCTGGTGTACTTCACCCGCGGTTTGTCGCTGCTGCCCGCGGACGGGGGGCTTCGACGACAGGCGCGGCTCTTCCAGGTGCACAGGGAGGCCGCGGAGTGCGCGTACCTCTCCGGCGACGGGAAGCTGGCGGAGGAGCTCTTGTGCACCGCGCACGGACACGCCGCGTCCGCGCCCCAGAAGGCGGACCTGTACGTCCTCCAGGTGCTCGCGAACCTCATGACGGGGAAATACCCGGAGGCGCTCGCCGCGGGCCGCGAGGGGCTGCGGCTGTTCGGCGTGGAGCTGCCCGAGCACGGCTACACGGAGGCGCTCGCCGAGGGACAGGCGCGCGTGCGCCAGCACCTGGACGGGCGCCGGGTGGAGGAGCTGCTGGACGCGCCGATGATGACGGACAGCGGGCACCTGGCCTGCGTGCAGCTGTTGTCCGAGCTCGTCACGCCCGCCTTCTTCGTGGACCCGGACCTGTTCGCCTGGCTCAACACGCTGGCGCTGGCGCTCACGCTGGAGCACGGCAACTCGCGCTGGGCCCCCGCCGTCCACGCCGTGCAGGGGATGCTGCTGGCGAGCCGGGGCGAGGTGGAGGAGGCGCAGGCCTACGGACACCTGGGCGTGGCGCTCGCGCGCAAGCTGGGCGACGCCAGGCAGGAGTGCCGGGCGCTCATCAGCCTCACCCTCAACGTCAATCACTGGCGCGCGCCCCTGCGCACCAGCCTGTCCCTGCTGCGCCGGGCGGTGACGACGGGGCTGGCCAGCGGGGACCTGCAGTTCACCAGCTACGCGCTCACCACCGTCGTCTCCACGGAGCTGGCGATGGGCACCGAGCTGGTGCGCATCCTCGGCTCCATCGACACCGCCCTCTCCTACTCCCGGCGCGCCAACGTGCAGGGCATGGTGGACGTGTCCATCCTCTACCGTCAGGCCATCCGCGCGCTCCAGGGCCGCACGCGCACGCCCGCGCGGCTGGACGACGACGACTTCGACGAGAGCGCGTACCTCGCGTCGGACCGGGCGGAGCAGACCAACCTCTACCTGCTCGCGATGATGAAGCTCTTCGTCGCCTACGTGATGGGCGACATCGACGAGGCGCTGCGCATGTCGCGCGAGGCCCTGCCCTACGTGCACTACACGCAGGGCTTCTTCCGCAACGTGGACTTCAACGTGCTCACCTCGCTGACGCTCCTGGCGCGCGCCTCCCGGGCCCCCCTGGAGAAGGCGTCCCTGCTGTCCCACGTGGAGTCCAACCAGCGGCGGCTGGAGGTGTGGGCCCGGACGTGTCCGGAGAACTTCCGCCACAAGCACCAGCTGGTGGCGGCGGAGGTGGCGCGGCTGGAGGACCGGGCGCTGGAGGCGATGCGGTCGTACGACAGCGCCATCGACGGCGCGCACACCGAGGGCTTCCTCCAGGACGAGGCCCTGGCCAACGAGCTGGCGGGGCGCTTCCACCAGCAGCAGGGCCACCGCCGCCTGGTGCCGCTGTACCTGCGCGCGGCGCTGGACTGCTACGTGCGCTGGGGCGCGCAGGCGAAGGTGACGCAGCTGGAGGAGGAGTTCCCGGAGCTGGCGACGCGGGTGGACCGGCCCTGGGTGGAGCCCGGCGCCACCACGGCGGCGCCCACGCCGCCGGGGGCCTCGCTGGACCTGCTCACCCTGCTCAAGGCCTCCGAGACGCTGGTGGGCGAGGTGGTGCTGGACCGGCTGCTCGAGAAGCTGATGGCGGTGTGCTTCGAGGCGGCGGGGGCCACGCGTGGGGCGCTGGTCCTGGACGAGGGCGCAAGCCTCCAGGTCTGCGCCGTTGGGGCCAGCTCCGAGCCCGTCAGCCTGGAGCGCACCCCGCTGGAGTCGAGCCACCAGGTGCCGGTGACGTTGGTGGAGCACGCCTTCCGCACCGGTGAGACGCTGGTGCTGGCCGACGCCGCGCACCAGGGCCGCTTCGTGGGGGACGCCTACGTGGTCCGCCGCGCGGTGAAGTCCGCGCTCGTCGTGCCCATCCAGCGCCACGGCAACACGGTGGGCGTGCTCTACCTGGAGAATGACCTGGCCACGCGCGCCTTCACCCCGGAGCGCGTGGGGGTGCTGCGCACGCTGTCGTCGCAGATCGCCATCTCGCTGGAGAACAGCCGCCTGTTCGAGCAGCTCCACGTGGAGGTGCAGGAGCGCCGCCGCGCGGAGCGGGCCGTGCGCTTCCTGGCGGACACGGGGCTGGCCTTGGCCGAGTCGCTGGACGTGGAGGTGATGCTGGGCAACGCCATGCGGCGCGTGGTGCCCTTCCTGGCGGACTGGTGCATCGTCACCGTCGTCGAGCGCGGCGAGCACCTGAGGGTGCTGTCGGCGACGCACGTGGACGCGCGCAAGGAGGCGCGGCTGAAGCAGATGCTGGAGAAGTACCCGGTGGACTGGACGTCCCCGCCCGCCCTCATCCACGCGCTGCGCACCGGCCAGCCCTTCCTGCGCGCGGACGTCACCGACTTCAACCTGCGCGAGCACGGCCACGGCCAGGAGTACATCGACCTGCTGCGCGACATCGGCTCACGCGCCGCCATGCACGTGCCGCTCATCGCCGGAGGCAAGACGCTGGGCGTGGCCACCTTCGTCTCCGGCGCGCCCGGCAGGCGCTACACCGACGCGGACCTGGGGCTCGCCCAGGAGCTGTCGCGCCGCGTGGCCGTCTGTCTGGACAACGCCCGGCTGTACCGCGAGGCCCAGGACGCCGTGCGCCTGCGCGACGAGTTCCTCAGCGTGGCCTCCCACGAGCTGAACACGCCGCTCACCTCGCTGCGCCTCATGGTGCAGACGCTCCTGCGCCACACGCCGCCCGGGCTGCCGCCCCACGCCGTGCGCGCGCTGCGCACGCTGGACGGCCAGACGCTGAAGCTGGCCACGCTGGTGGAGGAGATGCTGGACATCTCCCGCCTCCAGGCCGGGCGGATGGACCTGCACCTTACGCGCGTGGACCTGGCGGACCTCATCCACCACGCGGCCCGCAGGCTCGCCGAGCCGCTGGAGCGGGCGGGCTGCGCGCTGGAGCTCCACCTGGACGGTCCGCTGTGGGGGAACTGGGACGGCGCGCGGCTGGGGCAGGTGCTGGTGCACCTGCTGTCCAACGCCCTCAAGTTCGGCCCGGGCAAGCCCATCACCCTGCGCGCCTGGGAGGACGACGGGCGGGTGCGCGTGAGCGTGACGGACCGGGGCATCGGCATCGCAGAGGACCGGCTCGCCGACATCTTCGAGCGCTTCGAGCGCGCCGTCTCCGTGCGCGCCTACGGCGGCCTGGGCCTGGGGCTGCACCTGGTGCGCGAAATCCTCACCGCGCTCGGGGGCTCCATCCACGTGGAGAGCACCCCTGGCGAGGGCAGCACCTTCACCGTCGAGCTGCCGACCGGGCCCGAGCCTCAGAAGTCCTCGTACTCCATCGAGATGACATAG
- a CDS encoding gamma carbonic anhydrase family protein — protein MRPLMMPSFSRTPFPSDPSPGTAHFRLASSARVLGRVHLGPGVHLAQGAVVCSPEGAVQLGAGSTLRENTTVIGAARHPVVVGEKTTLGPRSMVLGASVGHLCDVGAGAILQPDARLGDRCLVADGALVPSGMWVPSDSVIVGRPARVVRRVDTGDLERLRASRGGSLTLPQQPLTPFFARDRAEDAPMGQLYSLRDKHPLVHPTATLFSSAEVTGDVLIGPGAIIGPGVRIIGESHTPLRIGAGVRIHANTVVQLQPGGTLVVEDGVIIGPGCLVHGCFVGASTVVEAGAILCDRSRLGKGCLVGAGSMVRPGSLFPDAAQVDGFPAVQTGFLSALPATPAWALKPEDLPELRRVS, from the coding sequence TTGCGCCCACTCATGATGCCGAGCTTCTCTCGTACGCCGTTCCCGTCAGACCCCAGTCCGGGCACCGCGCACTTCCGTCTGGCCAGCAGTGCGCGCGTGCTGGGACGCGTGCACCTGGGACCCGGAGTCCACCTCGCGCAGGGCGCGGTGGTCTGCTCTCCGGAGGGCGCGGTTCAACTGGGCGCGGGCTCCACGCTGCGGGAGAACACCACCGTCATCGGCGCCGCGCGTCATCCCGTGGTGGTGGGCGAGAAGACGACGCTGGGCCCGCGCAGCATGGTGCTCGGCGCGTCGGTGGGCCACCTGTGCGACGTGGGCGCGGGGGCCATCCTGCAACCGGACGCCCGGCTGGGCGACCGCTGCCTCGTGGCGGATGGGGCGCTGGTGCCCTCCGGCATGTGGGTGCCCTCGGATTCCGTCATCGTCGGCCGGCCCGCGCGCGTCGTGCGGCGCGTGGACACCGGCGACCTGGAGCGGCTGCGCGCCTCGCGCGGCGGCTCGCTCACCCTTCCCCAACAACCCCTCACCCCTTTCTTCGCCAGAGACCGCGCCGAGGATGCACCCATGGGACAGCTCTACTCCCTCCGAGACAAGCACCCGCTCGTCCACCCCACCGCCACCCTGTTCTCCTCCGCCGAGGTGACGGGCGACGTGCTCATCGGCCCCGGCGCCATCATCGGCCCCGGCGTGCGCATCATCGGCGAGTCCCACACGCCGCTGCGCATCGGCGCGGGCGTGCGCATCCACGCCAACACCGTGGTGCAGCTGCAACCCGGTGGCACGCTGGTGGTGGAGGATGGGGTCATCATCGGACCCGGCTGCCTGGTGCATGGCTGCTTCGTGGGCGCGAGCACCGTGGTGGAGGCGGGCGCCATCCTCTGCGACCGCAGCCGGCTGGGGAAGGGCTGCCTGGTCGGCGCGGGCAGCATGGTGCGCCCCGGCTCGCTCTTCCCGGACGCGGCCCAGGTGGATGGCTTCCCCGCGGTGCAGACGGGCTTCTTGTCCGCGCTGCCCGCGACGCCGGCCTGGGCGCTCAAGCCGGAGGACCTGCCGGAGCTGCGCCGCGTGAGCTGA